One genomic region from Podarcis raffonei isolate rPodRaf1 chromosome 16, rPodRaf1.pri, whole genome shotgun sequence encodes:
- the HORMAD2 gene encoding HORMA domain-containing protein 2 isoform X8, whose translation MCLKILREDKSCQGSLQIVKCRIQGCFDALEKNYLHMAVLTIYTNPKEPEHMTEFYRFKFKYSRNGPQMDFDSGDTQGNFTNGGNSEEIKQASILLIRKLYVLMQNLGPLPNDITLTMKLFYYNDVTPNDYQPPGFKEGNISDCLLFDGEPVNLKVGSVSTGFHIMKVRVTTDSKRMGLLESNLVEENGSTEISHQGLDCDEEEEEGSTKVKEENLQVDGMDKNRMHEGNADSEGKNSVFFNQKGAETSRKTGVKGAEKASHQKLRLDSAFSQEEASGPGKKRKVSMPVNSILAAQHL comes from the exons ATGTGCCTAAAAATTCTTCGAGAAGATAAAAGCTGCCAGGGTTCACTCCAGATAGTCAAGTG CAGGATTCAAGGGTGCTTTGATGCGCTGGAAAAGAACTAT ctacATATGGCTGTCTTAACA ATCTATACCAACCCTAAAGAACCTGAG CACATGACAGAATTCTACCGGTTCAAGTTCAAGTATTCAAGGAATGGACCTCAGATGGACTTTGATAG TGGTGACACTCAAGGGAACTTTACAAATGGAGGGAACAGTGAGGAAATTAAGCAAGCCAGCATCTTGTTGATCCGCAAACTGTATGTCTTAATGCAGAATCTTGGACCGCTGCCTAATGACATTACATTGACCATGAAACTGTTCTACTACAATGATG TCACACCCAATGATTACCAGCCCCCTGGCTTTAAGGAAGGCAACATCTCTGATTGCCTGCTTTTTGATGGTGAACCAGTGAACCTCAAAGTCGGGTCAGTCTCCACTGGGTTCCACATTATGAAAGTGAGAGTAACAACAGATAGCAAACGGATGGGGTTGCTGGAGAGCAATCTGGTTGAGGAGAATGGTTCCACTGAGATCTCCCATCAGGGGCTAGACTgtgatgaggaagaagaggaaggcagcACTAAAGTAAAGGAAGAG AACCTTCAAGTTGATGGCATGGACAAAAACAGGATGCATGAAGGGAATGCAGATTCAGAAGGCAAAaacagtgttttttttaatcaaaagggAGCAG AAACATCTAGAAAGACTGGTGTAAAAGGGGCAGAAAAAGCATCTCATCAG AAATTGAGACTGGACAGTGCTTTTAGCCAGGAGGAAGCAAGTGGcccagggaagaagaggaaggtcaGCATGCCAGTCAACTCCATTCTTGCAGCTCAGCATCTATGA
- the HORMAD2 gene encoding HORMA domain-containing protein 2 isoform X2: MATAQLLHIGQKPKTLKETSLFPNRVATEQQSMVLVKRLLAVSISCITYLRGLFPESSYGTCYLDDMCLKILREDKSCQGSLQIVKWIQGCFDALEKNYLHMAVLTIYTNPKEPEHMTEFYRFKFKYSRNGPQMDFDSGDTQGNFTNGGNSEEIKQASILLIRKLYVLMQNLGPLPNDITLTMKLFYYNDVTPNDYQPPGFKEGNISDCLLFDGEPVNLKVGSVSTGFHIMKVRVTTDSKRMGLLESNLVEENGSTEISHQGLDCDEEEEEGSTKVKEENLQVDGMDKNRMHEGNADSEGKNSVFFNQKGAETSRKTGVKGAEKASHQKLRLDSAFSQEEASGPGKKRKVSMPVNSILAAQHL, encoded by the exons ATGGCTACTGCTCAACTCTTGCATATTGGGCAGAAGCCCAAAACTTTGAAG GAAACGTCTCTGTTTCCAAACAGAGTTGCCACTGAGCAGCAGTCTATGGTTTTGGTGAAAAGGCTGCTAGCAGTTTCAATCTCCTGCATAACTTACCTCCGAGGGCTCTTCCCAGAAAGCTCTTATGGAACCTGCTATTTAGATG ACATGTGCCTAAAAATTCTTCGAGAAGATAAAAGCTGCCAGGGTTCACTCCAGATAGTCAAGTG GATTCAAGGGTGCTTTGATGCGCTGGAAAAGAACTAT ctacATATGGCTGTCTTAACA ATCTATACCAACCCTAAAGAACCTGAG CACATGACAGAATTCTACCGGTTCAAGTTCAAGTATTCAAGGAATGGACCTCAGATGGACTTTGATAG TGGTGACACTCAAGGGAACTTTACAAATGGAGGGAACAGTGAGGAAATTAAGCAAGCCAGCATCTTGTTGATCCGCAAACTGTATGTCTTAATGCAGAATCTTGGACCGCTGCCTAATGACATTACATTGACCATGAAACTGTTCTACTACAATGATG TCACACCCAATGATTACCAGCCCCCTGGCTTTAAGGAAGGCAACATCTCTGATTGCCTGCTTTTTGATGGTGAACCAGTGAACCTCAAAGTCGGGTCAGTCTCCACTGGGTTCCACATTATGAAAGTGAGAGTAACAACAGATAGCAAACGGATGGGGTTGCTGGAGAGCAATCTGGTTGAGGAGAATGGTTCCACTGAGATCTCCCATCAGGGGCTAGACTgtgatgaggaagaagaggaaggcagcACTAAAGTAAAGGAAGAG AACCTTCAAGTTGATGGCATGGACAAAAACAGGATGCATGAAGGGAATGCAGATTCAGAAGGCAAAaacagtgttttttttaatcaaaagggAGCAG AAACATCTAGAAAGACTGGTGTAAAAGGGGCAGAAAAAGCATCTCATCAG AAATTGAGACTGGACAGTGCTTTTAGCCAGGAGGAAGCAAGTGGcccagggaagaagaggaaggtcaGCATGCCAGTCAACTCCATTCTTGCAGCTCAGCATCTATGA
- the HORMAD2 gene encoding HORMA domain-containing protein 2 isoform X5, which yields MATAQLLHIGQKPKTLKETSLFPNRVATEQQSMVLVKRLLAVSISCITYLRGLFPESSYGTCYLDDMCLKILREDKSCQGSLQIVKWIQGCFDALEKNYLHMAVLTHMTEFYRFKFKYSRNGPQMDFDSGDTQGNFTNGGNSEEIKQASILLIRKLYVLMQNLGPLPNDITLTMKLFYYNDVTPNDYQPPGFKEGNISDCLLFDGEPVNLKVGSVSTGFHIMKVRVTTDSKRMGLLESNLVEENGSTEISHQGLDCDEEEEEGSTKVKEENLQVDGMDKNRMHEGNADSEGKNSVFFNQKGAETSRKTGVKGAEKASHQKLRLDSAFSQEEASGPGKKRKVSMPVNSILAAQHL from the exons ATGGCTACTGCTCAACTCTTGCATATTGGGCAGAAGCCCAAAACTTTGAAG GAAACGTCTCTGTTTCCAAACAGAGTTGCCACTGAGCAGCAGTCTATGGTTTTGGTGAAAAGGCTGCTAGCAGTTTCAATCTCCTGCATAACTTACCTCCGAGGGCTCTTCCCAGAAAGCTCTTATGGAACCTGCTATTTAGATG ACATGTGCCTAAAAATTCTTCGAGAAGATAAAAGCTGCCAGGGTTCACTCCAGATAGTCAAGTG GATTCAAGGGTGCTTTGATGCGCTGGAAAAGAACTAT ctacATATGGCTGTCTTAACA CACATGACAGAATTCTACCGGTTCAAGTTCAAGTATTCAAGGAATGGACCTCAGATGGACTTTGATAG TGGTGACACTCAAGGGAACTTTACAAATGGAGGGAACAGTGAGGAAATTAAGCAAGCCAGCATCTTGTTGATCCGCAAACTGTATGTCTTAATGCAGAATCTTGGACCGCTGCCTAATGACATTACATTGACCATGAAACTGTTCTACTACAATGATG TCACACCCAATGATTACCAGCCCCCTGGCTTTAAGGAAGGCAACATCTCTGATTGCCTGCTTTTTGATGGTGAACCAGTGAACCTCAAAGTCGGGTCAGTCTCCACTGGGTTCCACATTATGAAAGTGAGAGTAACAACAGATAGCAAACGGATGGGGTTGCTGGAGAGCAATCTGGTTGAGGAGAATGGTTCCACTGAGATCTCCCATCAGGGGCTAGACTgtgatgaggaagaagaggaaggcagcACTAAAGTAAAGGAAGAG AACCTTCAAGTTGATGGCATGGACAAAAACAGGATGCATGAAGGGAATGCAGATTCAGAAGGCAAAaacagtgttttttttaatcaaaagggAGCAG AAACATCTAGAAAGACTGGTGTAAAAGGGGCAGAAAAAGCATCTCATCAG AAATTGAGACTGGACAGTGCTTTTAGCCAGGAGGAAGCAAGTGGcccagggaagaagaggaaggtcaGCATGCCAGTCAACTCCATTCTTGCAGCTCAGCATCTATGA
- the HORMAD2 gene encoding HORMA domain-containing protein 2 isoform X1 yields MATAQLLHIGQKPKTLKETSLFPNRVATEQQSMVLVKRLLAVSISCITYLRGLFPESSYGTCYLDDMCLKILREDKSCQGSLQIVKCRIQGCFDALEKNYLHMAVLTIYTNPKEPEHMTEFYRFKFKYSRNGPQMDFDSGDTQGNFTNGGNSEEIKQASILLIRKLYVLMQNLGPLPNDITLTMKLFYYNDVTPNDYQPPGFKEGNISDCLLFDGEPVNLKVGSVSTGFHIMKVRVTTDSKRMGLLESNLVEENGSTEISHQGLDCDEEEEEGSTKVKEENLQVDGMDKNRMHEGNADSEGKNSVFFNQKGAETSRKTGVKGAEKASHQKLRLDSAFSQEEASGPGKKRKVSMPVNSILAAQHL; encoded by the exons ATGGCTACTGCTCAACTCTTGCATATTGGGCAGAAGCCCAAAACTTTGAAG GAAACGTCTCTGTTTCCAAACAGAGTTGCCACTGAGCAGCAGTCTATGGTTTTGGTGAAAAGGCTGCTAGCAGTTTCAATCTCCTGCATAACTTACCTCCGAGGGCTCTTCCCAGAAAGCTCTTATGGAACCTGCTATTTAGATG ACATGTGCCTAAAAATTCTTCGAGAAGATAAAAGCTGCCAGGGTTCACTCCAGATAGTCAAGTG CAGGATTCAAGGGTGCTTTGATGCGCTGGAAAAGAACTAT ctacATATGGCTGTCTTAACA ATCTATACCAACCCTAAAGAACCTGAG CACATGACAGAATTCTACCGGTTCAAGTTCAAGTATTCAAGGAATGGACCTCAGATGGACTTTGATAG TGGTGACACTCAAGGGAACTTTACAAATGGAGGGAACAGTGAGGAAATTAAGCAAGCCAGCATCTTGTTGATCCGCAAACTGTATGTCTTAATGCAGAATCTTGGACCGCTGCCTAATGACATTACATTGACCATGAAACTGTTCTACTACAATGATG TCACACCCAATGATTACCAGCCCCCTGGCTTTAAGGAAGGCAACATCTCTGATTGCCTGCTTTTTGATGGTGAACCAGTGAACCTCAAAGTCGGGTCAGTCTCCACTGGGTTCCACATTATGAAAGTGAGAGTAACAACAGATAGCAAACGGATGGGGTTGCTGGAGAGCAATCTGGTTGAGGAGAATGGTTCCACTGAGATCTCCCATCAGGGGCTAGACTgtgatgaggaagaagaggaaggcagcACTAAAGTAAAGGAAGAG AACCTTCAAGTTGATGGCATGGACAAAAACAGGATGCATGAAGGGAATGCAGATTCAGAAGGCAAAaacagtgttttttttaatcaaaagggAGCAG AAACATCTAGAAAGACTGGTGTAAAAGGGGCAGAAAAAGCATCTCATCAG AAATTGAGACTGGACAGTGCTTTTAGCCAGGAGGAAGCAAGTGGcccagggaagaagaggaaggtcaGCATGCCAGTCAACTCCATTCTTGCAGCTCAGCATCTATGA
- the HORMAD2 gene encoding HORMA domain-containing protein 2 isoform X9, with protein MCLKILREDKSCQGSLQIVKWIQGCFDALEKNYLHMAVLTIYTNPKEPEHMTEFYRFKFKYSRNGPQMDFDSGDTQGNFTNGGNSEEIKQASILLIRKLYVLMQNLGPLPNDITLTMKLFYYNDVTPNDYQPPGFKEGNISDCLLFDGEPVNLKVGSVSTGFHIMKVRVTTDSKRMGLLESNLVEENGSTEISHQGLDCDEEEEEGSTKVKEENLQVDGMDKNRMHEGNADSEGKNSVFFNQKGAETSRKTGVKGAEKASHQKLRLDSAFSQEEASGPGKKRKVSMPVNSILAAQHL; from the exons ATGTGCCTAAAAATTCTTCGAGAAGATAAAAGCTGCCAGGGTTCACTCCAGATAGTCAAGTG GATTCAAGGGTGCTTTGATGCGCTGGAAAAGAACTAT ctacATATGGCTGTCTTAACA ATCTATACCAACCCTAAAGAACCTGAG CACATGACAGAATTCTACCGGTTCAAGTTCAAGTATTCAAGGAATGGACCTCAGATGGACTTTGATAG TGGTGACACTCAAGGGAACTTTACAAATGGAGGGAACAGTGAGGAAATTAAGCAAGCCAGCATCTTGTTGATCCGCAAACTGTATGTCTTAATGCAGAATCTTGGACCGCTGCCTAATGACATTACATTGACCATGAAACTGTTCTACTACAATGATG TCACACCCAATGATTACCAGCCCCCTGGCTTTAAGGAAGGCAACATCTCTGATTGCCTGCTTTTTGATGGTGAACCAGTGAACCTCAAAGTCGGGTCAGTCTCCACTGGGTTCCACATTATGAAAGTGAGAGTAACAACAGATAGCAAACGGATGGGGTTGCTGGAGAGCAATCTGGTTGAGGAGAATGGTTCCACTGAGATCTCCCATCAGGGGCTAGACTgtgatgaggaagaagaggaaggcagcACTAAAGTAAAGGAAGAG AACCTTCAAGTTGATGGCATGGACAAAAACAGGATGCATGAAGGGAATGCAGATTCAGAAGGCAAAaacagtgttttttttaatcaaaagggAGCAG AAACATCTAGAAAGACTGGTGTAAAAGGGGCAGAAAAAGCATCTCATCAG AAATTGAGACTGGACAGTGCTTTTAGCCAGGAGGAAGCAAGTGGcccagggaagaagaggaaggtcaGCATGCCAGTCAACTCCATTCTTGCAGCTCAGCATCTATGA
- the HORMAD2 gene encoding HORMA domain-containing protein 2 isoform X4, with product MATAQLLHIGQKPKTLKETSLFPNRVATEQQSMVLVKRLLAVSISCITYLRGLFPESSYGTCYLDDMCLKILREDKSCQGSLQIVKCRIQGCFDALEKNYLHMAVLTHMTEFYRFKFKYSRNGPQMDFDSGDTQGNFTNGGNSEEIKQASILLIRKLYVLMQNLGPLPNDITLTMKLFYYNDVTPNDYQPPGFKEGNISDCLLFDGEPVNLKVGSVSTGFHIMKVRVTTDSKRMGLLESNLVEENGSTEISHQGLDCDEEEEEGSTKVKEENLQVDGMDKNRMHEGNADSEGKNSVFFNQKGAETSRKTGVKGAEKASHQKLRLDSAFSQEEASGPGKKRKVSMPVNSILAAQHL from the exons ATGGCTACTGCTCAACTCTTGCATATTGGGCAGAAGCCCAAAACTTTGAAG GAAACGTCTCTGTTTCCAAACAGAGTTGCCACTGAGCAGCAGTCTATGGTTTTGGTGAAAAGGCTGCTAGCAGTTTCAATCTCCTGCATAACTTACCTCCGAGGGCTCTTCCCAGAAAGCTCTTATGGAACCTGCTATTTAGATG ACATGTGCCTAAAAATTCTTCGAGAAGATAAAAGCTGCCAGGGTTCACTCCAGATAGTCAAGTG CAGGATTCAAGGGTGCTTTGATGCGCTGGAAAAGAACTAT ctacATATGGCTGTCTTAACA CACATGACAGAATTCTACCGGTTCAAGTTCAAGTATTCAAGGAATGGACCTCAGATGGACTTTGATAG TGGTGACACTCAAGGGAACTTTACAAATGGAGGGAACAGTGAGGAAATTAAGCAAGCCAGCATCTTGTTGATCCGCAAACTGTATGTCTTAATGCAGAATCTTGGACCGCTGCCTAATGACATTACATTGACCATGAAACTGTTCTACTACAATGATG TCACACCCAATGATTACCAGCCCCCTGGCTTTAAGGAAGGCAACATCTCTGATTGCCTGCTTTTTGATGGTGAACCAGTGAACCTCAAAGTCGGGTCAGTCTCCACTGGGTTCCACATTATGAAAGTGAGAGTAACAACAGATAGCAAACGGATGGGGTTGCTGGAGAGCAATCTGGTTGAGGAGAATGGTTCCACTGAGATCTCCCATCAGGGGCTAGACTgtgatgaggaagaagaggaaggcagcACTAAAGTAAAGGAAGAG AACCTTCAAGTTGATGGCATGGACAAAAACAGGATGCATGAAGGGAATGCAGATTCAGAAGGCAAAaacagtgttttttttaatcaaaagggAGCAG AAACATCTAGAAAGACTGGTGTAAAAGGGGCAGAAAAAGCATCTCATCAG AAATTGAGACTGGACAGTGCTTTTAGCCAGGAGGAAGCAAGTGGcccagggaagaagaggaaggtcaGCATGCCAGTCAACTCCATTCTTGCAGCTCAGCATCTATGA
- the HORMAD2 gene encoding HORMA domain-containing protein 2 isoform X6 — MVLVKRLLAVSISCITYLRGLFPESSYGTCYLDDMCLKILREDKSCQGSLQIVKCRIQGCFDALEKNYLHMAVLTIYTNPKEPEHMTEFYRFKFKYSRNGPQMDFDSGDTQGNFTNGGNSEEIKQASILLIRKLYVLMQNLGPLPNDITLTMKLFYYNDVTPNDYQPPGFKEGNISDCLLFDGEPVNLKVGSVSTGFHIMKVRVTTDSKRMGLLESNLVEENGSTEISHQGLDCDEEEEEGSTKVKEENLQVDGMDKNRMHEGNADSEGKNSVFFNQKGAETSRKTGVKGAEKASHQKLRLDSAFSQEEASGPGKKRKVSMPVNSILAAQHL, encoded by the exons ATGGTTTTGGTGAAAAGGCTGCTAGCAGTTTCAATCTCCTGCATAACTTACCTCCGAGGGCTCTTCCCAGAAAGCTCTTATGGAACCTGCTATTTAGATG ACATGTGCCTAAAAATTCTTCGAGAAGATAAAAGCTGCCAGGGTTCACTCCAGATAGTCAAGTG CAGGATTCAAGGGTGCTTTGATGCGCTGGAAAAGAACTAT ctacATATGGCTGTCTTAACA ATCTATACCAACCCTAAAGAACCTGAG CACATGACAGAATTCTACCGGTTCAAGTTCAAGTATTCAAGGAATGGACCTCAGATGGACTTTGATAG TGGTGACACTCAAGGGAACTTTACAAATGGAGGGAACAGTGAGGAAATTAAGCAAGCCAGCATCTTGTTGATCCGCAAACTGTATGTCTTAATGCAGAATCTTGGACCGCTGCCTAATGACATTACATTGACCATGAAACTGTTCTACTACAATGATG TCACACCCAATGATTACCAGCCCCCTGGCTTTAAGGAAGGCAACATCTCTGATTGCCTGCTTTTTGATGGTGAACCAGTGAACCTCAAAGTCGGGTCAGTCTCCACTGGGTTCCACATTATGAAAGTGAGAGTAACAACAGATAGCAAACGGATGGGGTTGCTGGAGAGCAATCTGGTTGAGGAGAATGGTTCCACTGAGATCTCCCATCAGGGGCTAGACTgtgatgaggaagaagaggaaggcagcACTAAAGTAAAGGAAGAG AACCTTCAAGTTGATGGCATGGACAAAAACAGGATGCATGAAGGGAATGCAGATTCAGAAGGCAAAaacagtgttttttttaatcaaaagggAGCAG AAACATCTAGAAAGACTGGTGTAAAAGGGGCAGAAAAAGCATCTCATCAG AAATTGAGACTGGACAGTGCTTTTAGCCAGGAGGAAGCAAGTGGcccagggaagaagaggaaggtcaGCATGCCAGTCAACTCCATTCTTGCAGCTCAGCATCTATGA
- the HORMAD2 gene encoding HORMA domain-containing protein 2 isoform X7, which yields MATAQLLHIGQKPKTLKETSLFPNRVATEQQSMVLVKRLLAVSISCITYLRGLFPESSYGTCYLDDMCLKILREDKSCQGSLQIVKCRIQGCFDALEKNYLHMAVLTIYTNPKEPEHMTEFYRFKFKYSRNGPQMDFDSGDTQGNFTNGGNSEEIKQASILLIRKLYVLMQNLGPLPNDITLTMKLFYYNDVTPNDYQPPGFKEGNISDCLLFDGEPVNLKVGSVSTGFHIMKVRVTTDSKRMGLLESNLVEENGSTEISHQGLDCDEEEEEGSTKKLRLDSAFSQEEASGPGKKRKVSMPVNSILAAQHL from the exons ATGGCTACTGCTCAACTCTTGCATATTGGGCAGAAGCCCAAAACTTTGAAG GAAACGTCTCTGTTTCCAAACAGAGTTGCCACTGAGCAGCAGTCTATGGTTTTGGTGAAAAGGCTGCTAGCAGTTTCAATCTCCTGCATAACTTACCTCCGAGGGCTCTTCCCAGAAAGCTCTTATGGAACCTGCTATTTAGATG ACATGTGCCTAAAAATTCTTCGAGAAGATAAAAGCTGCCAGGGTTCACTCCAGATAGTCAAGTG CAGGATTCAAGGGTGCTTTGATGCGCTGGAAAAGAACTAT ctacATATGGCTGTCTTAACA ATCTATACCAACCCTAAAGAACCTGAG CACATGACAGAATTCTACCGGTTCAAGTTCAAGTATTCAAGGAATGGACCTCAGATGGACTTTGATAG TGGTGACACTCAAGGGAACTTTACAAATGGAGGGAACAGTGAGGAAATTAAGCAAGCCAGCATCTTGTTGATCCGCAAACTGTATGTCTTAATGCAGAATCTTGGACCGCTGCCTAATGACATTACATTGACCATGAAACTGTTCTACTACAATGATG TCACACCCAATGATTACCAGCCCCCTGGCTTTAAGGAAGGCAACATCTCTGATTGCCTGCTTTTTGATGGTGAACCAGTGAACCTCAAAGTCGGGTCAGTCTCCACTGGGTTCCACATTATGAAAGTGAGAGTAACAACAGATAGCAAACGGATGGGGTTGCTGGAGAGCAATCTGGTTGAGGAGAATGGTTCCACTGAGATCTCCCATCAGGGGCTAGACTgtgatgaggaagaagaggaaggcagcACTAAA AAATTGAGACTGGACAGTGCTTTTAGCCAGGAGGAAGCAAGTGGcccagggaagaagaggaaggtcaGCATGCCAGTCAACTCCATTCTTGCAGCTCAGCATCTATGA
- the HORMAD2 gene encoding HORMA domain-containing protein 2 isoform X3, translating to MATAQLLHIGQKPKTLKETSLFPNRVATEQQSMVLVKRLLAVSISCITYLRGLFPESSYGTCYLDDMCLKILREDKSCQGSLQIVKCRIQGCFDALEKNYLHMAVLTIYTNPKEPEHMTEFYRFKFKYSRNGPQMDFDSGDTQGNFTNGGNSEEIKQASILLIRKLYVLMQNLGPLPNDITLTMKLFYYNDVTPNDYQPPGFKEGNISDCLLFDGEPVNLKVGSVSTGFHIMKVRVTTDSKRMGLLESNLVEENGSTEISHQGLDCDEEEEEGSTKNLQVDGMDKNRMHEGNADSEGKNSVFFNQKGAETSRKTGVKGAEKASHQKLRLDSAFSQEEASGPGKKRKVSMPVNSILAAQHL from the exons ATGGCTACTGCTCAACTCTTGCATATTGGGCAGAAGCCCAAAACTTTGAAG GAAACGTCTCTGTTTCCAAACAGAGTTGCCACTGAGCAGCAGTCTATGGTTTTGGTGAAAAGGCTGCTAGCAGTTTCAATCTCCTGCATAACTTACCTCCGAGGGCTCTTCCCAGAAAGCTCTTATGGAACCTGCTATTTAGATG ACATGTGCCTAAAAATTCTTCGAGAAGATAAAAGCTGCCAGGGTTCACTCCAGATAGTCAAGTG CAGGATTCAAGGGTGCTTTGATGCGCTGGAAAAGAACTAT ctacATATGGCTGTCTTAACA ATCTATACCAACCCTAAAGAACCTGAG CACATGACAGAATTCTACCGGTTCAAGTTCAAGTATTCAAGGAATGGACCTCAGATGGACTTTGATAG TGGTGACACTCAAGGGAACTTTACAAATGGAGGGAACAGTGAGGAAATTAAGCAAGCCAGCATCTTGTTGATCCGCAAACTGTATGTCTTAATGCAGAATCTTGGACCGCTGCCTAATGACATTACATTGACCATGAAACTGTTCTACTACAATGATG TCACACCCAATGATTACCAGCCCCCTGGCTTTAAGGAAGGCAACATCTCTGATTGCCTGCTTTTTGATGGTGAACCAGTGAACCTCAAAGTCGGGTCAGTCTCCACTGGGTTCCACATTATGAAAGTGAGAGTAACAACAGATAGCAAACGGATGGGGTTGCTGGAGAGCAATCTGGTTGAGGAGAATGGTTCCACTGAGATCTCCCATCAGGGGCTAGACTgtgatgaggaagaagaggaaggcagcACTAAA AACCTTCAAGTTGATGGCATGGACAAAAACAGGATGCATGAAGGGAATGCAGATTCAGAAGGCAAAaacagtgttttttttaatcaaaagggAGCAG AAACATCTAGAAAGACTGGTGTAAAAGGGGCAGAAAAAGCATCTCATCAG AAATTGAGACTGGACAGTGCTTTTAGCCAGGAGGAAGCAAGTGGcccagggaagaagaggaaggtcaGCATGCCAGTCAACTCCATTCTTGCAGCTCAGCATCTATGA